One window from the genome of Pseudanabaena yagii GIHE-NHR1 encodes:
- the fabD gene encoding ACP S-malonyltransferase, giving the protein MTKNVWIFPGQGSQAVGMGLDLAEVGKDKFAKAEQILGWSILEKAQTDAAELSKTQFTQPSLYVISTILADVLKSKGAKPDAVTGHSLGEYSALYAAGVFDFATGLELVKQRSLLMSEASGGAMTALIGFDRSQLEAAIAQTENVILANDNSADQVVISGTETAVKSIVEQVKTKRAIPLAVSGAFHSPLMADAAAKFAQVLEQTIFNDAEIHVISNVEPNDATTAGQVLRDRLTQQMTSPVRWREICLYLAEQGYERAIEVGSGKVLTGLVKRTAPSLALVNVSTLEQVIAI; this is encoded by the coding sequence ATGACAAAAAACGTATGGATATTCCCTGGGCAAGGATCTCAGGCTGTAGGCATGGGTTTAGATCTTGCGGAAGTGGGCAAAGACAAGTTTGCTAAGGCTGAGCAAATTTTGGGTTGGTCAATTTTAGAAAAGGCACAAACTGACGCAGCAGAACTTTCTAAAACGCAATTTACCCAACCAAGTTTGTATGTAATCTCTACAATTCTCGCGGATGTTCTGAAATCGAAGGGCGCAAAACCCGATGCGGTGACTGGACATAGCTTGGGTGAGTATAGTGCGCTCTATGCTGCGGGTGTATTTGATTTTGCGACAGGGTTGGAATTGGTGAAGCAACGATCGCTATTGATGTCTGAGGCGAGTGGCGGCGCGATGACTGCTTTGATTGGGTTCGATCGCAGTCAACTAGAAGCAGCGATCGCTCAAACTGAAAATGTAATTCTTGCCAATGACAATAGCGCCGATCAGGTTGTCATCTCAGGAACGGAAACTGCGGTCAAATCGATTGTGGAACAGGTAAAAACGAAACGCGCCATTCCCCTTGCTGTCAGTGGTGCATTCCATTCTCCTCTCATGGCAGATGCCGCAGCAAAGTTTGCCCAAGTTCTCGAACAGACGATCTTTAATGATGCGGAAATCCATGTTATTTCTAATGTTGAGCCAAATGATGCCACGACTGCTGGTCAGGTATTGCGTGATCGCCTTACCCAACAAATGACCTCGCCCGTCCGTTGGCGCGAAATTTGCTTGTATCTCGCTGAGCAAGGTTATGAACGTGCGATCGAAGTTGGCTCAGGCAAGGTCTTAACGGGACTTGTTAAACGGACTGCTCCTAGCTTGGCACTCGTCAACGTCAGCACCCTAGAGCAGGTGATCGCTATTTAG
- a CDS encoding DUF192 domain-containing protein gives MYSSKIVPVALLSISLVSCAPHLPQPLPTVPPQFLPISSSVTISDHKIDLEVASTEEQLSKGLMSREALPDNRGMLFVFNPPRPVTFWMKNTIAPLDIIFLNQGKVLFIANDVQPCKLPTCPVYPSQPIFVDKVLEIRAGLANKLGLQTGNSLSL, from the coding sequence ATGTACTCCTCTAAAATTGTTCCCGTTGCCTTGTTGTCCATATCCCTTGTATCCTGCGCCCCTCATCTTCCGCAACCACTTCCAACAGTTCCCCCTCAGTTTTTGCCCATATCATCATCAGTAACTATTTCCGATCATAAAATTGACTTAGAAGTAGCATCTACTGAAGAGCAGCTATCAAAAGGTTTAATGTCTAGAGAAGCCTTACCAGATAACCGAGGTATGCTTTTTGTCTTTAATCCACCTAGACCAGTAACTTTCTGGATGAAAAATACTATCGCTCCCCTTGACATTATTTTTCTCAACCAAGGCAAAGTACTTTTTATAGCCAATGATGTTCAGCCTTGTAAATTGCCTACATGCCCTGTTTATCCTAGTCAGCCTATATTTGTAGATAAAGTACTAGAGATTAGAGCAGGACTAGCAAATAAGCTAGGTTTACAGACAGGTAATTCTTTATCCCTTTAA
- a CDS encoding helix-turn-helix transcriptional regulator gives MDLVKKISPYAELMARNGVTQAQIADSLGYSRQSVNSWFTGKVDPKLTLREWRKLASLLGTSLDHLPDSFAPQPIDQSQQGD, from the coding sequence ATGGACTTAGTTAAAAAAATTTCTCCTTATGCTGAACTTATGGCTAGAAATGGTGTTACTCAGGCTCAAATAGCTGACTCTTTGGGTTACAGTCGTCAGTCTGTTAATTCTTGGTTTACTGGCAAGGTTGATCCAAAGTTGACTCTTCGCGAGTGGCGTAAACTTGCTTCTTTACTTGGTACTAGTCTTGATCATCTTCCAGATAGTTTTGCCCCTCAACCTATAGACCAATCACAGCAAGGTGACTGA
- a CDS encoding ATP-binding protein, translating into MAKELQVPNLTAIIGEFGSGKSLYSLELGLYLANKYHKRIATNMLLNYEALIVYCRSQGLNWLLEHRPFYYYGNLEPSSLLDFRNSVVICDEAGSLFHARFWKSTTKDFLLKLSQLRKLNIHLILTYQYVEQIDKTFREQTQHFVFCFAETKYSKKLNLPQLLFRSRYHFNRRRFEQYETDLPFRHHPIKPKLAALNYGIDLPPLAWLLAELRKLIFLFFLIPRNWDIPKVRDYLLVNSDRFTLLFACFDSSKAIAVPTSNVTHLFVPLSPSRSVQSPPTVAKFISVRKVNN; encoded by the coding sequence ATGGCTAAAGAACTACAAGTACCAAACCTTACAGCAATCATTGGTGAATTTGGTTCAGGTAAATCCTTATACTCCTTAGAACTTGGTCTATATCTTGCCAACAAATACCATAAGCGAATAGCTACAAATATGCTTCTTAACTATGAAGCACTTATCGTTTATTGTCGTTCTCAAGGTTTGAACTGGTTATTAGAACATAGACCATTTTATTACTATGGCAACCTTGAACCCTCATCTTTACTAGACTTCCGTAACTCAGTAGTAATCTGTGATGAAGCTGGCAGCCTATTTCATGCCAGATTTTGGAAAAGCACTACAAAAGACTTTCTTTTAAAGTTATCTCAGCTAAGGAAACTAAACATACATTTGATACTTACATATCAATATGTAGAGCAAATTGACAAAACCTTTAGAGAACAAACTCAACACTTTGTATTTTGCTTTGCTGAGACAAAATACAGCAAAAAGTTAAACCTTCCTCAATTGTTATTTAGGTCTAGATACCACTTTAATCGAAGAAGATTCGAGCAATATGAAACTGATCTACCTTTTAGACATCATCCTATTAAGCCTAAGCTTGCAGCACTTAACTACGGCATTGACCTTCCCCCTCTCGCTTGGTTACTGGCAGAACTTCGTAAGCTTATTTTTCTTTTTTTTCTTATCCCTCGTAACTGGGATATCCCTAAAGTACGGGATTATCTACTAGTAAACAGTGATAGATTTACCCTGTTATTTGCCTGTTTTGATAGTTCAAAAGCCATTGCTGTACCTACTTCAAATGTTACTCACCTTTTTGTACCCCTCTCACCTTCCCGATCTGTCCAGAGTCCCCCCACTGTTGCCAAATTTATATCTGTGCGAAAGGTAAATAACTGA
- a CDS encoding replication initiation factor domain-containing protein yields the protein MEIYETPLGNTGSVLSEAPAMENQFTAVLDWLQGCFKLSDYGEFEYFLSLVTDICSDEWIRDDDRPLYKGRHFTHSIRTIRGSILGWNIDDDNKLDCWLSLTGKTLIGANFDNLRQFLLFLITLETRFTRIDLAIDDYSKSLKPQYFKTAYQRGHHHGFRKMSFIENFESSDSEEEQGFTVYMGRRNGNKLTRFYNKSVESKGEIDAYRLEVEYKDDYTKNVLDYLLSAESFAKAIANLVVSAIDFRDNDIQLLWWNAFITRLEAHPVHLLCRRAKPTIEASMNWIEHQVETTLAVVEEFCDRITCNFDDWLKERIASGRQRMKSVHRGAINEALRLYDRYIDPRPLPPLTPF from the coding sequence ATGGAAATTTATGAAACCCCGTTAGGTAATACGGGGTCGGTTCTCTCAGAAGCTCCAGCTATGGAGAACCAATTTACAGCCGTCTTGGACTGGCTCCAAGGATGTTTCAAACTCTCTGACTATGGAGAGTTTGAATACTTTCTAAGTTTAGTAACCGATATTTGTAGCGACGAATGGATAAGAGACGATGATCGTCCCCTCTATAAAGGTAGACACTTCACCCACTCAATCCGCACCATAAGAGGCTCAATCCTCGGCTGGAATATTGACGACGACAATAAACTAGACTGTTGGCTAAGTCTCACAGGAAAAACACTGATCGGCGCAAACTTCGACAACCTGCGCCAATTCCTCCTATTTCTAATCACCCTAGAAACAAGATTTACCAGAATTGACCTAGCAATTGACGACTACAGCAAATCATTAAAGCCCCAATATTTCAAAACCGCCTATCAAAGAGGACATCATCACGGATTCCGCAAGATGAGCTTCATTGAAAACTTCGAGAGTTCTGACTCAGAAGAAGAGCAAGGCTTCACCGTTTACATGGGTCGTCGCAACGGCAACAAACTAACCCGCTTCTACAACAAATCCGTAGAAAGCAAAGGCGAGATTGATGCTTACCGACTAGAAGTCGAATATAAAGACGACTACACCAAAAACGTTCTTGACTATTTACTCTCCGCCGAGAGTTTTGCAAAAGCGATCGCAAACTTAGTAGTATCCGCCATCGACTTTCGAGACAATGACATACAGCTTCTGTGGTGGAATGCCTTCATTACAAGACTTGAAGCGCACCCAGTCCACCTACTATGTCGGCGAGCAAAGCCAACAATTGAAGCATCCATGAACTGGATAGAGCATCAAGTTGAAACGACATTAGCAGTAGTTGAAGAATTTTGCGATCGCATAACTTGCAACTTTGACGACTGGCTAAAAGAAAGAATTGCATCAGGACGGCAAAGAATGAAATCAGTTCACCGCGGCGCAATCAACGAAGCATTAAGACTATATGACCGATACATAGATCCTCGTCCATTGCCACCACTAACACCATTTTAA